The DNA sequence ATGTTTTAACTGAGACTTAAAGTAGGGGAGATTAGATGTAGAGGTGCGCATTCCTGGTAGGTTCTGCTAAAGATTCTGATTTCTGTTCAGATGGGAGCTACTGAAGGGGCAAGGTGGTGATGGAGGGAGAGTTTCCATTTTTGAAAAGACCACTCTGGATGCCACAGGGGGGAGAAGGAATTGGAGAGAGTGAAAGGCGGGTGGTACTCAGGCTTGGAGGCTGTTAGTACTCTCGGGACCAAAGACGGGGGCCTGGATAAGGATGTGGTAGTGGGGCTGGACAGACATGAAAGTGAAGAAATGTGTCCTTTACCTCTTTAGTCTGGTCTTGGCACAGTAGCCAGTGATCTTCCTTGACTCAGGCCCCACAATGTCTCTATCTCACCCAAAGGAAGCCCCATGTTTCTCAGCAGGATGCTTCCTGCACCCCCAAGAGCGTCCCATCCCCTGGGGGCACTAAATTCCAGGAGAACCTTCCAGTCACAAGTCACTGCACATTTCCAGTGCCCCTGGTACTGCTCCTTCCCTCAAGGACCATGTACAGGAACTTTGaacttgctcttccctctgccaggtGCACTCTTCTTCCAGACATCTGTGtactttgattcttttttattttttaattaaactttacaAAAAcctgaagtatagttgagttagtttctggtgtacagcgtagtaaTTCAAATTTTGATTTCACCCTCCTGCCTGGGCTAAGCGTCCTTTGCTCAGTGAGGTCTTCCACAACCAGACTATTTTGAATTGCAATCTGCCACCACCTGATTCTTACCCTTTCTTTGCATTGTTTTTCTCTACAGCACTTTTCATCTTCTGAGATTCTCTCTGCATTTTCTCCCCTTCCCGCGCACCCGCTCTTGCCCCACAATGTAAGCTACAAGTGAGCAAGAGGTTGTCAAATTTGTTCACTTCTGTATCAATCTCCAGTGTCCACAGCCGTGTCTGGCACATTGTGGGCGTCTGAGCAATAATTATTAGTGCAGGGCACGAGGTGGCATCTGACTGGAACGGGAGGTTAGAGGCGGGATGAGGCTCAGTCTTCTGGCCTGGGCCAGCGGATGGTGGTGCTGTTTGCAGGGCTGGGGAACAAGGCGGGGAGGGAGGGTAATGTAGTTAGATGGGGACACGCGGAGCTAGACACGCAAATACTGCTTTTTCTCCCTGGACATCCTACATCGGGAGGGCTCGGCAGGGGCGGGGACACCGTCGGAGGCAGCCGGCCAGGCGACCCAGGCGGCTCTGAAGCTGCGTGTCCTGCCACTGGCGTGGACCCAAACTACGGACACAATTCCGGCGCCCGCTTGCTTGCAAAAGCCCAGCTCCGCACGCAACCTGGGCCCTTTGCACcgcccccccaccaccacccaaccAATCACGCACCCACGAGGCTTCGGCTGCTCCTTTACCCCCACGCTCCGCTGGAGATTGGCCCTTTAAGAGCCCCGCCCCGACTCCCCTCCCACCTTCGCGTGACTGTGCCGGGACCCGAGCCGGGCCGGGGAGTCGGGCGGCTGGGTGGATGCGCGAGCCTCGGGGCCCTTCTCACGCAACTCCCGGGCACCGCGCCCCCGACCAGGTGGGGCGGGGATGGGCCGCTTGACCTCTGCCCCCTGGAGGCATGTACCAGGCATATGCACGCTATCCTGCGGAGGCACCTGCACTGGGCGCCCCCCTCCTTGGCCTCTGGGCCCCCTCTCCTGCCAGGCCCGAGGGCCTCTCTCTCACCCTTTCCTTGGCTACCGGAATACCCACTTGCTGCCCGATTTCTCTGCCTGCCAAAGCGCTGACAACCCCAGGAGCCAAGACGGAACCTCGAGGGCCCGTGGGTCTGGCTGGCAGTACCCCTGGTTTGAAGCATTCCAAAGTGGCCCGAGAGGCGGCTCAGCGTGTCCCCGCTAGTGCGCGCTCAGCGAGACTGCACGTTCTCCATCCATTCCCGCCCCTGCGTCAGGGAGCGCGGACTGGTCTCCCGGGCTCCGGGGGCTCTGGGGGAAGGGGCCAGCCTTTAGGCGCCTCTGGCCTTCCGGCCCCGGTGACCTCGGGGCTGGGGTCGCAGCGCTTCTCACGCGAGCCCGGACTCAGTAACCCGGGTTAGGAGGTCATCACCCGGTAACTCCgcccctgcctgcctggccccGGCCCGCTAGTAGGGAGGAGGTAGCGCTTGCACGCCTAGTGTTCGGTGGGTGCAAAAATGAGGGTGAAGGATCTCCATGCCCGGGGATGGAGCCCTCCCATGCCCTCTCTTCGAGCTGTCCTGGGacttctcccccaacccctcctcaGTTGGACTCTGTGCTATCCGTGGGGTACCTTGGATTTGGGGGTCCCAGGTGTCCCTAGCCCTCAGTCTTTTGAGTGCAGCACTTGGATGAGGCGTCCTCATAGTGGTTTCTTACCTGTTCCCCTGCGtcttccccccctcccctccccgcttcACCCTAGAGCCGCcattctcccccaacccccaggctgcccctccctctgtcccatCCCCGGCTCCAGGAGGCGTGGTCACATGCAAAAGCCGCCTATAAAGGTGGCAGTGCCTTCTCCCCTACCCTGAAGGTGACAGTTCCTTGGAGCCTCCCCTGATCTTCTTTGGGGTCCCTGGCTCCAGAGGCCATTCTTCTCAGCTCAGCTCTGTACCTTCTCACAGCTGCAGGTGAGTGATGGGGATTTCTGGCTTGTCTCTTCCTGCccgaaaaaggaaattttaatgcCTCCAAGTCTTCCTAGGTAGCCACTGTCTAGCACCTCAAAAAAGGAGGCTAAAAGTGTCATTAGTGAGGAGATAGTCCCTCActaagtggggaaactgaggccgggGGTGTGGGGAAAGGCAGGACTTGCACAAGGTCCCACACCTATTACCAAAACTCTAGATTTAAATTCTCCCCTCTCAGGACTCTAGGACCCAGGCTCCAGCTCCATCCCCCACTGACTCCCTGAATGCCTAAGGGCTTCCCCATCAGGGCCACCTGGGAGGCTGGAATGAGGACGCTGGTGTGGGAAGCTGGGAGCAAGTGCAGCTCTCCTTCAGTCTGTGTAAGGAGGGAGGTTTCTCCCTGGGTGGTCAGGGTGGATGGAGAGGGCAGGTTGGGTTCTTACCAGCTGTACCCTGCCTTATCTAAAAGCTACCCCTGGCTGGCACTACCCTCCCAAGGCATAACTTGTTCAGGGTGAGATTTGCGGGCTGGAACAAGGGAAACTTATCTGAGTGGTAGTCCTGGGCACTGCCCAGGGGCCTTCCCTGTTTCACTGACTGccttctctgccctctgcctggaggcAGTCAGTGTGAGAGACTGCCAGCTGCAGAAAGCTGGACCACCAGTCCCTGAAAACTCAGCAGTCACATGTCTTTTGGCCTCCTACCATCTTACTAAGGCTAGAGGTCTTTGAAGGCACCCAGTGTGCAGAAGGGAACACCATGGCACACCAAGGCCTACCAGCTTCCCCAGTTCACTCTGAGAGTCAAGTGTGCCTTGGGGTTCAGCaactccaggaagcctccctggaCAGATGGCTATAGTAGCGGAGGTGGGAACCATACAACCTGCCCATCTTGGGTGGCTCTTCTGAGAGGAAACCTCACTAGTCAGACTGAGAGTTTCCCCTGATCAGATCTGGGTTTTCTCTTCTCTGAGATCCAGCTGGGCACCCTGAATCAGAGATCACATTCCCACCTTCCTCTCTCAGGTGACGTGACTGGATCCCAGAAGGGTAAAATGACCAGTCCAAGGCCATGCCGTAGAGCCTGGAACACTGGGGGTCCTGATCTCCAGTCCAAGGCACCAGGAAGATGTCCCAGTCAGAGCCTCATGCTGTGGAGAAAGTAGTCCAGGAATTCGCACACCCTTTCTAGACCAAACCTAGAAAGTATCGTCTGAGCCTCTGATAAGTCAGACCCATTCCTAATTTCTGAGATTCCAGTCTGGAGTTTTCTTGCAGCCTTTGGGGGCCTTCCATTAATTCTCAGCTCTCTGATGACTGGCAAATGAGGGAGGCCCAGACTATTCATTCATTGAGAGTTGAGCCCAGTGAAAACCTGGCCTGGAGTTCTGTGACAGATGTGACAGAGTTCTAGATGGCAGCCTCCATCTAGCTGGCCTCCTGCTGCCTTTGAACTGTGGGTCAGTTGAACTCAAAGAGCTGAGACTGAGGGCAATGTGTCTTAGACAGTAAGTAAGGCGGCAGTCCCCGTCCCCTCCTCACCCTGTCCCAGAGGCTGGCAGCATCTCCTAGATCCTGAGTTTGAGTAGCAGAGGACTGAGGGTTCTGGGAAAGTTCCTTTTCATCAATTGATCTGACCACTATTCAAAGGGAGGTACCTATGGCAGGAGCTGGAGACTTACCAGAGAGCTTTCCTTAAGAGATCTGAGTCCTGGCTCTGAGTGCTGGGTGACTTTAGCCAAGTGAGTACCCTCTCTGGAGATCAGTTTCCCCAAATGTGAAATGAGGCTGAAGGAGTGGATGATCCCTAGTGTTCTAACAGCCGTGTTCTCTCAAGTTGGTGGGTCATACTCCAGAGGAATTGGGCGATACGCattgattatttgtttattttaatatatgttaagggaaaaaaagatcaaaCTTGTACTTTCACACAGATATTATTGTTTGAAATGATGCTAAGTGGGTGGATTTAAAgttgattttagaaaaatatgaagTGAATTATAGTACAGCTGCCCTATGGAAATCACAGACTGACATTTAGATTGGTGCAACAGTTAAGAGAAGGTGCTCTGGAATTAGGCAAACTGGATTGGGATTTGGATCTTATACTTACTTCCTGGCTTTGTGACCTTAGTTAAGTTacttaccttctctgagcctcattgcAGCCTACCACATAGGCTGTGGCCAGGACTGAACAAAGAATGACTGAAATTTTTGACACACGTGGCAGCTCAATAAACAgcttctcccccttccctctacCCTTAGTGCACTCAGTGAGCAGCTCTGAATAAGGTTTTCCCTTTCCTTGACCAGCATGCTGACACTTTGGGACATTGGCTCCTCCTATCCCCCCGTCGGATGTGTTGATCTTTTCCTCCTGTCCCATCTCTCAGCAGCCACCTTGGAATCTCTACGCTGATCATGTTCTCTGTGTTTGGACTCTCCATCCCCATCTCGGCCACGGAGCTTCTCCTGGCCTCTGCCATCTTCTGCCTCATATTCTGGGTGGTCAGGGCCTGGCAGTCTCGGGTCCCCAAAGGCCTGAAGAGTCcaccagggccctggggctggccCCTGCTCGGGCACGTGCTGACCTTGGGGAAGAGCCCACATGTGGCCCTGTCGCGGCTGAGCCAGCGCTATGGAGACGTGCTGCAGATCCGCATTGGCTGCACGCCTGTGCTGGTGCTCAGCGGCCTGGACACCATCCGGCAGGCCCTGGTGCGGCAGGGCGACGATTTCAAGGGCCGGCCCGACTTCTACAGCTTCACCCTGGTCTCTGATGGGCAGAGCATGACTTTCAACCCAGACTCTGGACCAGTGTGGGCTGCCCGCCGGCGCCTGGCCCAGAATGCTCTGAAGAGTTTCTCCATCGCCTCCGACCCGGCTTCCTCATCCTCCTGCTACCTGGAGGAGCATGTGACCAAGGAGGCTGAGTACCTCCTCGTTAAGTTTCAGGAGCTGATGGCAGGGCCTGGGCACTTTGACCCCTACAGGTATGTAGTGGTGTCAGTGGCCAATGTCATCTGTGCTATATGCTTTGGCCATCGCTATGACCATGACAACCAAGAGCTGCTTAGCCTAGTCAACCTTGGTAACGAGTTTGGGGAGGTGGCTGCCTCTGGGAACCCAGCCGACTTTATCCCTATCCTCCGTTACCTGCCCAACACTGCCCTGGATCTCTACAAGGACCTGAATCAGAGGATTTACATCTTCATGCAGAAGCTGGTCAAGGAACACTATAAAACGTTTGAGGAGGTACAGGCTGGGGAGAGGCGGTGGGTGGTAGGGAGCAGGTAGGGTCAGGAGGTCAGAGATAACTGGAGCGGCATGGAGTTTGACAGGCTTTCACAGGCCTTCACCCTGGGATTTTGAAGCCAGTGATGAAGGAGACTCCATCCTTGGCAGGGAAGTAGAACTTTTTCTTGACCAGCCCTTTTGTCTTTCCATCAGGCAGCAATAATCACTGACTAGCCAGTCCGTGCAGGACCCCGGGCTAGTTGTTGTGGGGACCAGGATGAGTCAGAGAGTTGGTCTTCTGGCCTCATGGGGAGAGAAAAGGGCAAAGAGCACGTCCAGACGTGCTGGTACCAGGCTCTGTGTCAGGTGTCCCTTGAGTTGGGGCTGCTGGTGTTCTGAGTCAGGAGAGAGTTTTGGAGAGGCAAGAGAAGCTGGAATGGCAGCCTCAGGGGTGGGGGCGGTCACCTCTTGAATGAAGGTGCTAGGGATGGTGAGGGACTAGGTGAGGGACTAGGCCAAGATGGAGAGGCAGGTCCAGGTTTGGGATCTTACTCACCTGTGGGCCTCCCTACCCAGGGCCACATCCGGGACATCACAGACAGCCTGATCAAACACTGTCAGGACAAGAGGCTGGATGAGAATGCCAATATCAAGCTGCTGGATAAGCAGATAGTTAATGTCGTCCTCGACCTCTTTGGAGCTGGTATGAGCTACCCCACTGTGTCCTTCCTGTGCCCAGCTGCCCTGGTCCACCAGCCACCTAACTTCTCCCTCTGTTCTCTTCTGGCTAGGGTTTGACACTGTCACAACTGCCATCTCCTGGAGTCTCATGTACCTGGTGACAAGCCCCAATGTGCAGAAAAAAGTCCAGGAGGAGCTGGGTAGGTGGTAGCTTCCTTTAGAGTGCTCAAGGCAGGCGGCCCAGCCAAGGTCTGAGTGGCCCCTTCACCTGTCTGGTCCTTTGTGTTCTGTTCTGCAGACACAGTGATTGGCAGGGTGCGGTGGCCTCGGCTCTCCGACAGACTTCAGCTGCCCTACTTGGAGGCCTTCATCCTGGAGACCTTCCGACACTCCTCCTTCGTCCCCTTCACCATCCCCCACAGGTGAGGCCCCATGGATCCACTGCTATCTGATACTGGGCCTTACTCCAGTCCATGTACCTAATCAGGGTGTTGGAAGGGACATGATATGGGAGGCAGGGGGATCTCCTAGTGGCCGGCCCTGAGCCTGACTgagcttcctccctccccagcaccacAAGAGATACAAGCCTGAATGGCTTTTACATCCCCAAGGGGCGTTGTGTCTTTGTGAACCAGTGGCAGATCAATCATGACCAGTAAGttgagagtgggggtggggggagctctaTCCTCTCCTGAGCCTCACACTCTGCTAATCCCTGGGCCACTTGCCTAAATCCTATTCTTTTGGGCTAGGGATCAACCCACTTGATGCTTCTGAGTCCCCAAGCTGCCAATTCAGCTGCCTCTCTTTGATTATAGGAAGCTGTGGGATGACCCATCTGAGTTCCGACCTGAACGGTTTCTTACCCCTGATGGCACCATCAACAAGGCACTGAGTGAGAAGGTGATTCTCTTCGGCATGGGCAAGCGGAAGTGCATTGGTGAGACCATTGCCCGCCTGGaggtctttctcttcctggccatCCTGCTGCAGCAGGTGGAATTCAGTGTGACCCCAGGTGTGAAGGTGGACATGACCCCCATCTATGGGCTGACCATGAAGCATGCCCGCTGTGAGCACTTCCAGGTGCATATGCGCTCTTAGGAGCAGAGACCCCTGCAGCCTAGCTGACCCTGAGGGCCTAAGCTTTGGCTTGAAAGTCATGGATACTGTCTGGCTGAATTTTTGCTGTGTGGGCTGTGTGCAAGCCTGAGGAATCATACCTGCCCCCAACCCTGAACTTGTCCCTCTGTGTGCTGCCCACAGGCAGTGGATACAGCATGGGCCACACAGGAGCTGATGAACCCTTCTGAAGCTTTGCTTGAGCTGGGAGACCTGGTAGGGTTAGGGGGTCCTCAGTCCTCTTGAATCCTCTGACAAGCTCTCTGGAAGCCCTGGGGCCCGGCAGCTAGCTAGCTTGAGAAACGGTTACAGCAGGTCACACCAAGGCCTGTCCAATCTCTTTGATAACTGGGAGTTGTCAAGAGTGAGAGGGAGAAGCAATCCAGGATACTCCCCACTTAAACAAGCCTGCACAACCTGACCCCAGGGGCCTGGGACACTGTGCCTTGGGGATGGCCTTCTTCTCTGCAGGCAGGAACAGAGCTACCTCCTGGCCTTGCAAGCTACATATTCCTGTCCAAGATGGGCCGGGAACTTGTGTCTAAGAGGAGTAGAGAGCAGGAGGGCCCAAATCCAGGCTCCGGGACCAGGTCAGGAGGGAGGGGGTAGTAATTCAGTCACCTTCTACTGGGTCTCCTTTCTCTAAGCCCTGTGTTAAAACatcttttgaaaatgtttgtATACAAGGAGCTTTTTATTTTAGCCTGTGTTGTTCTTGCATGTttgcatttattatatataagagCTTAAAACAGTTTATAGAGTACAGTGGAGAAAATTCTAACCCAACTATCCAGAAATGTGTAGGAAACATCTGCCAGAGCTAAATAAAGATATGATCCATTTCttcatagcacaaggaactacattcaatatcttgtaataacctttaataaaaatgaatatgaaaaggaatatatgtatgtatatgcatggcagggacattgtgctgtgcaccagaaatggacacattgtaactgaccgtatttcaattaaaaaaagaaggaaaggaagaaaaagatgttATCCAGAAGTCCTATAGGTGGAGATGTTTTGAATCTTGAGCAAAGCCATCATTCATTTACATGCCCTCTCTGAGGCCCACCTTGTGCTGGGTTTTACTGTGGGAGGAGGAAGCGGAGGAGACAGTAAAGAGGTGAAGCCTCTGCTCTCAGGCAGCTCACAGTCTGGTGGGGGCACAAGACCCTCTCACTTCactgccttcttccttctctaaGTGATCACATATTGATGAAGAACATTCTCTGGACCAGGCACTGAGGGAATGAAGTGAATAAAACATAGTCCATACCTTCAAGAGTCTCCCAAGCTGGTTGGAGGAACTGACTCATTAACACATCATCCAATTCATTGTGATCAGGGCTCTACCGGATAGATGTACACAGGAGGGTGAGGCCCAGGGCCAgggtgggctgggtgggtgggtgagtgggtgCTGGGAAATGTTACTAGGTCTTGGAGATATCTGTGCTGGGCCCTCTGTGAAGGATGAGAGGCAGTCTCACTTGGGTCTCAGGTCATTAGATGCTCAAGTCCAACAGATGGACTCTGGTCACAGATGGAGAACAAGATGTTTGATTGTTGGGCCCCATAAGCAGACTGCGGTTCAGATTTCAACACTGAAGTCATCCCTCTTCATCAGGAATGGCAGAGTTGTGGTGCCAAGTAGGGGCAGTGGCTGGATCCACATAGCCAGGAGCTGTTCTGGCAAACGGGCTGGAGGGAGGTGCATTTTAGGCTGTGATCTCCAGTCCAGTTTTCTTCCTGAAGCATCTACAGTGGCCAGGAGATTCTATTCATGCAATGTGCAGGGGTAGATGGCTCCCGCTTAACAAGGGTTTCAGGCTACTGCAAGGAATGAGCTGAAGTCAGCTGGAGCAACCCTGTTTATTCAGGAGGATGAGGAATTTGGTGCCCAATCATTCTTgtattgacttatttttttacttcaaaaataactaaatatttacctaaaaaataaatgatatggGTTAGctcatcatgctaagtgaaagaaggcagacacaaaaggctgTATCTTGCATGCTTCCATTTATATAGAGTGTCTAGAACATGCAAATCCAAAGAGACAGAGAGTTACCAGGGGATGGGGGACAGGGGGAATGGAAGGTACAGGGCTTCTTTTAGGGGTGGtagaaatattctggaattagatagtgggaTTGGTTGTATAAATTTGTGagtatactaaaaatcactgaattatgCAATTTAAAGTggttaaaacagtaaaaaaaaaagtttgccagcCTTTGTTCTAAAAAAAAGGGGAAGGAATGGGGACAGCATATGCAAAACAATTTATGTaactgttttcagtaatcatattGTCAATGGTAATATTAGTATTTGTATTTTGAGACTATAGTGTAATGTGGGTTAAAACAAATGAGTAACTGATAATGAGAATATTCTAATTCATCATCCTCTGTATCCTTGAGAACCTGGATTTTTGGTATGGAAAAAGGGAGATACACATAATACAGACAAggttaagttaaaaaatatatgttgtatatgtatataatatgtattatacgTTAtagtacatataatatataattgtgtgtgtgtgtatgggtgtgtgtgtgtgtgtatatatatatatatatatatatatatatatatatatatatatatatatatatatattctaagtGTTAGAAACAATGACTAACTCATAGCAATGAGCATTCCTTATGCCTAGATTACCATTcagggcttcttggagaaatgcTGGTTACAGATCTGGGGCAGAAAACGTAAAAGATGAGCCTAGAACAGTCGCTCGTACCAGGTGGCAAAGAAGCCACAAACACTACCAGGAGTGGATCAAACCATTCAGGAGCCAAACTGAAGAGGCTCCAACAGGCCAAAGACAGTACaacttaaatattaataataataattgc is a window from the Camelus bactrianus isolate YW-2024 breed Bactrian camel chromosome 27, ASM4877302v1, whole genome shotgun sequence genome containing:
- the CYP1A1 gene encoding cytochrome P450 1A1 isoform X2, whose protein sequence is MFSVFGLSIPISATELLLASAIFCLIFWVVRAWQSRVPKGLKSPPGPWGWPLLGHVLTLGKSPHVALSRLSQRYGDVLQIRIGCTPVLVLSGLDTIRQALVRQGDDFKGRPDFYSFTLVSDGQSMTFNPDSGPVWAARRRLAQNALKSFSIASDPASSSSCYLEEHVTKEAEYLLVKFQELMAGPGHFDPYRYVVVSVANVICAICFGHRYDHDNQELLSLVNLGNEFGEVAASGNPADFIPILRYLPNTALDLYKDLNQRIYIFMQKLVKEHYKTFEEGHIRDITDSLIKHCQDKRLDENANIKLLDKQIVNVVLDLFGAGFDTVTTAISWSLMYLVTSPNVQKKVQEELDTVIGRVRWPRLSDRLQLPYLEAFILETFRHSSFVPFTIPHSTTRDTSLNGFYIPKGRCVFVNQWQINHDQ
- the CYP1A1 gene encoding cytochrome P450 1A1 isoform X1; this translates as MFSVFGLSIPISATELLLASAIFCLIFWVVRAWQSRVPKGLKSPPGPWGWPLLGHVLTLGKSPHVALSRLSQRYGDVLQIRIGCTPVLVLSGLDTIRQALVRQGDDFKGRPDFYSFTLVSDGQSMTFNPDSGPVWAARRRLAQNALKSFSIASDPASSSSCYLEEHVTKEAEYLLVKFQELMAGPGHFDPYRYVVVSVANVICAICFGHRYDHDNQELLSLVNLGNEFGEVAASGNPADFIPILRYLPNTALDLYKDLNQRIYIFMQKLVKEHYKTFEEGHIRDITDSLIKHCQDKRLDENANIKLLDKQIVNVVLDLFGAGFDTVTTAISWSLMYLVTSPNVQKKVQEELDTVIGRVRWPRLSDRLQLPYLEAFILETFRHSSFVPFTIPHSTTRDTSLNGFYIPKGRCVFVNQWQINHDQKLWDDPSEFRPERFLTPDGTINKALSEKVILFGMGKRKCIGETIARLEVFLFLAILLQQVEFSVTPGVKVDMTPIYGLTMKHARCEHFQVHMRS